The sequence TATTTCATTTGCCAAGATGTATTTGAAAAATTAGAGGAAGCTTATGAAAAAGAAGAATCTAAAGTAGCTAAAAATATATTAGGGCAAATTTTAGAAAATGACAGAATAGCAGCTAGAGAACAAGTGCCAATTTGTCAAGATACTGGACTTGCAGTAATTTTTCTTGAAATAGGAACTGAGGTTAAATTAAATGGAGATATTTATGAAGCTATTAATGAAGGAGTTAGAAGAGGATACGAAAAAGGATATTTAAGAAAATCTTCTGTAAGACATCCTTTAGATAGAGTAAATACAAAGGATAATACTCCTGCAATAATTCATACAAAATTAGTGGCAGGATCAGATAAAATTAAAATAGTAATGGCTCCTAAAGGTGGAGGTGCTGAGAATATGAGTACTGTAAAAATGTTAAAACCAGCTGATGGGATAGAAGGAGTTAAAAAATTTGTAGTTGATTTTGTTAAAAATGCAAGTGGAAATCCTTGTCCACCAATATTTGTTGGAATAGGACTTGGTGGAACTTTTGAAAAATCAGCACTACTTGCAAAACAAGCTTTACTTAGAGATGTTAATGATGAAAGTGAAGATCCAATTAATGCAAAATTAGAAAAGGATTTATTAGAGCTTATTAATAAAACAGGTGTTGGACCAATGGGACTTGGTGGAATGACTACAGCTATAGCAGTTAAAGTTGAAAGTTTTCCATGTCATATAGCTTCATTACCATTAGCTATAAATATTAATTGTCATGCTTCTAGACATAAATCAATTGTTTTATAGAAAAATTAATAAGTTTTAAGGAGGATTATTATGAAATTAACTACACCTTTTAAAGAAGAAGATTTAAAAAAATTAAGAATAGGTGACAGTGTTGAAATAACAGGAACATTATATACAGCAAGAGATGCAGCTCATAAAAGATTAGTAGAATTAATAGAGGCAGGAAAAGAGTTACCCTTTGATATAAAAGATCAAGGAATATTTTATGTAGGACCAACTCCTCCAAAGCCAGGAAAAGTTATAGGAAGTGCGGGACCAACAACTAGTTATAGAATGGATCCATATGCTCCAATTTTAATGGCAAACGGCTTAAAAGTAATGATTGGAAAGGGTGGAAGATCTAAGGAAGTTAAAGATGCTATAAAAAAATATAATGCAGTATATTTAGGTGCAATTGGTGGAGCTGGAGCTCTTCTTTCTAAATGTATAAAAAAAGCTGAATTAATAGCTTATGAAGATTTAGGAGCAGAAGCAATTAGAAAATTAGAAGTTGAAAATTTTCCAGTTATAGTTGTAAATGATGTTTATGGTGGAGATCTTTACGAAGAGGGTCAAAGCAAATGGAATAGAGAAGAAGATTAATTATTATATAAATTTATTAATAGGGGGATGTATGATGGAATATAGAATAGAAGTAGATTCAATTGGAGAAATAAAGGTTCCAAAGGAGGCGTATTTTGGAGCTCAAACTTGGAGAGCTGTTCATAATTTTCATATTACGGGATATCATACTCATCCAGCTTTTGTTAGAGGACTAGCTTACGTAAAAAAAGCTACTTCAATGGCAAATGCTCATGCAGGGGTTATTTCAAAGGAAATAGCAGATGTAATGGTTCAAGCTTCAGAGGAAATATTAGCAGGAAAATTTGATGATCAATTTATAACTGATGTTATTCAAGGTGGAGCAGGGACATCTGTTAATATGAATATAAATGAAGTAATTGCAAATAGAGGAAATGAATTACTAGGTGGACAATTAGGAGTTTATGACAAAGTTCATCCAAATGATCATGTTAACTTTGGACAATCAACTAATGATGATTTCCCAACTGGAGGAAAAATTGCAGTTCAACTTTTAGGAAAAGAACTTTTAGTTGAGATTAAAAGATTAGATAGAGTTTTAGAAAAAAAAGCTAAAGAATTTGATCATATGATAAAAATGGGAAGAACTCATTTGCAAGATGCAGTACCTATTAGAGTAGGACAAGAATTTAGAGCCTTTGCAGGACCTATAAAAAGAGATATTAAAAGAATAAAATCAGCTTTAGATGATTTGAAAGTTATAAATATGGGAGCAACTGCTGTTGGAACAGGAATAAATGCAGATGTTAACTATATGGATTGTGTTGTGAAAATATTATCTGAAATTACTGATATTAAATTTACTCAAGCTACAGATTTAGTTGATGGAACAAGAAACTTAGATGGATTTGTTTGGTTATCATCAGCTTTAAAAACTTGTGCAACAAATTTATCAAAAACAGCTAATGATTTAAGATTAATGGCTTCAGGTCCTAAGACAGGATTATTTGAAATTAATTTACCAAAACAACAACCTGGTTCATCAATTATGCCAGGAAAAGTAAATCCTGTTATACCAGAAGTTTTAAATCAAGTTTGTTTCCAAATATTTGGAAATGATTTAACTATAACAAAGGCTGCTGAAGCAGGACAATTTGAATTAAATGTTTTTGAGCCTGTATTATTCTTTAATTTATTACAATCTCTTGAAATTTTAAAAAATGGAATAAAAACATTTATAGATAATTGCTTAATTGGAATTACAGTAAATGAAGAAAGATGTAAAGAAATAGTAGAAAATAGTATTGGAATTATTACTGCAATAACACCTCATGTTGGTTATAAGAATGCAGCTAATATTGCCAAAAAATCATTAAGTACTGGAATTTCTGTTAGAAAACTTATAATAGAAGCAGGACTTTTAAGTGATGAAGAGTTAGACGTTATTTTAAATCCTTTTGAAATGACTAAGCCAGGAATTTCTGGAAAAGTATTGTTAGAAAAAAGAAAAAAATAAAGATGAATTAGATAAATATATAAAAAGGTAATCTTTCATTATAAAGATTACCTTTTTTATGTTATAATTTAAATAGGACAGATACAGAAGGAGGAAATACTTTGGATAAAAAAAAATTAGCTAAATTTTTCAAAGCCTTTGGTGATGAAAATAGATTAAAAATATTAGATCTTATTAAGGATGAAGAAAAATGTGCATGCAATATATTAGAAGAATTACATATTAGTCAGTCAACATTATCTCACCATATGAAAGTTTTAGAAGAATCAGAAATAGTAGTTTCTAGAAAAGAAGGGAAATGGACTCATTATTCCATAGATCCAAGAGGAGTGGAAAGATTGGTCCAGGTATTAAATAAATTAAATTCTAAGAAATAAAACATATTGACAACTATCGATATGAAGTGTATAATAAGTTACAAGCCACTTTAAGTGGTTTATTTTTTAAAATTGTACATCGATATATTTAGATGTATCTATTTTTAGGAGGGCTTATGTTTAATTGGTTAGATTATTTAGTTACTTTATTAGTTGAAGATGTTTTTGGTATCAGTGTTGCAAGTTCTTTGGGAGGATCTATTCACTTTTTCATATATGATGTTATAAAGATTTTAATATTATTAGGGATTATGATTTTTTTAATTTCTTATGTTAGAAGTTATTTTCCACCTGAAAGAACGAAAAAAATATTAGGAAAGTTTTCTGGAATTAAAGGAAATATAATGGCTTCTCTTTTGGGAATTGTTACTCCTTTTTGTTCTTGTTCTTCAGTTCCTTTGTTCATAGGATTTATTGAAGGGGGGATTCCTTTAAGCGTAACTTTTTCATTTTTAATAACTTCTCCAATAGTAAATGAAGCAGCCTTTGCAATTTTACTAGCATCATTTGGTTGGAAGATAGCGTTTGTTTATGTTATAACAGGTGTTGTTGTAGGAGTTGTTGGAGGAATACTTATAGGAACTTTTAAAATGGAAAGTTATATTGAAGAGTATGTTTTTAAAATGCAATCAGCAGATATAGAACTTGAAAAATTAAGTAGAAATGAAAGAATTAGTTTTGCTGTTCAGAATGTAAAGGATATTGTAGGAAGAATTTGGATATTTTTATTAATTGGTATAGGAATAGGAGCTCTTATTCATGGTTGGGCCCCATCTGAATTATTATTAAAATATGCAGGACCTGATAATCCTCTAGCTGTATTTTTAGCAGTAGGTTTAGGAATTCCTCTATATTCAAATGCTCTTGGAACAATTCCAATTGCTGAAGCTTTAATTGCAAAGGGAGTAGGAATAGGTACAGCTCTAGCTTTTATGATGGCTACAACAGCTTTATCTTTACCAGAAATGATATTACTTCGTAAAGTAATTAAGCCAAAATTAATAATGGTGTTTGTTTTAATAACAGGTATTTCAATTATATTTGTTGGATATTTGTTTAATATATTAGCTCCTTGGCTTATAGGTTAAGGAGAACATAAATAGGAGGATAATATGGATAATGTAAAAATACTAGGATCAGGATGTAAAAAATGTAGAGCTTTAGAGGAAAATACAAAGAAAGCTATTGAAGAACTTGAAATTGAAGCTAATGTGGAGCATGTAACTGATATGGCTAAAATAGTAGGATACGGAGTTATGTCAACACCAGCTCTTGTAATTAATGATAAGGTAGTATCAACTGGAAAAGTTTTAAAAGTTGAGGAAGCAAAAGAAACAATTAAAAAGAATATAAATAAATAAATAAATATAAGAAAAGGAGAGACAAGTGTCTCTCCTTTTTATTATACTAAAATTAAATAATTGTATTTTTATAATAAATATAGTATAACTATAATAGAATTAATAAATTAAAGTTAAAGGGAGAGAAATATGAAAAAAATATTATTAGGATTATTTGCTTTATCAAGTTTATCTTTTGCTCAAAATATGTATTTTGATAATATGATAGTAAAGGTAGGATCTGATTTTTCAGCTAATTATGAATCAGTATATTTTACAGAACAGTCAATAACTAAAGAGGCTCTTCAGGAAGATGCTAAAAGTAATGGTTATGAAATTTCACTTGAATTTTTAAAAGATATAAATGATAATTTAAAGGCAGGTATAGGAATAGCTTATCAAAAACATGGAGATAGAAAAAGCAATGGATATTATATTTTTAATCTTTCAGGTGTAGAATATGATTCTTACCCAGTATATGGAACTATCAGATATGATTTTAATATGAATTCTAATGTAATTCCTTACGTAAAAGCTAACTTAGGTTATTCTTTTAATAAAAATCCTTCAAAGTTTGAAAGTGAAGGATATTATACATCAGATACTAGTGTTACAGATGGAATATATTATGCTTTTGGTGG is a genomic window of Fusobacterium sp. JB019 containing:
- a CDS encoding fumarate hydratase — protein: MREIKLDLVTQEVEKLCIESNYFICQDVFEKLEEAYEKEESKVAKNILGQILENDRIAAREQVPICQDTGLAVIFLEIGTEVKLNGDIYEAINEGVRRGYEKGYLRKSSVRHPLDRVNTKDNTPAIIHTKLVAGSDKIKIVMAPKGGGAENMSTVKMLKPADGIEGVKKFVVDFVKNASGNPCPPIFVGIGLGGTFEKSALLAKQALLRDVNDESEDPINAKLEKDLLELINKTGVGPMGLGGMTTAIAVKVESFPCHIASLPLAININCHASRHKSIVL
- a CDS encoding Fe-S-containing hydro-lyase, with protein sequence MIMKLTTPFKEEDLKKLRIGDSVEITGTLYTARDAAHKRLVELIEAGKELPFDIKDQGIFYVGPTPPKPGKVIGSAGPTTSYRMDPYAPILMANGLKVMIGKGGRSKEVKDAIKKYNAVYLGAIGGAGALLSKCIKKAELIAYEDLGAEAIRKLEVENFPVIVVNDVYGGDLYEEGQSKWNREED
- a CDS encoding aspartate ammonia-lyase, producing MEYRIEVDSIGEIKVPKEAYFGAQTWRAVHNFHITGYHTHPAFVRGLAYVKKATSMANAHAGVISKEIADVMVQASEEILAGKFDDQFITDVIQGGAGTSVNMNINEVIANRGNELLGGQLGVYDKVHPNDHVNFGQSTNDDFPTGGKIAVQLLGKELLVEIKRLDRVLEKKAKEFDHMIKMGRTHLQDAVPIRVGQEFRAFAGPIKRDIKRIKSALDDLKVINMGATAVGTGINADVNYMDCVVKILSEITDIKFTQATDLVDGTRNLDGFVWLSSALKTCATNLSKTANDLRLMASGPKTGLFEINLPKQQPGSSIMPGKVNPVIPEVLNQVCFQIFGNDLTITKAAEAGQFELNVFEPVLFFNLLQSLEILKNGIKTFIDNCLIGITVNEERCKEIVENSIGIITAITPHVGYKNAANIAKKSLSTGISVRKLIIEAGLLSDEELDVILNPFEMTKPGISGKVLLEKRKK
- a CDS encoding metalloregulator ArsR/SmtB family transcription factor; translated protein: MDKKKLAKFFKAFGDENRLKILDLIKDEEKCACNILEELHISQSTLSHHMKVLEESEIVVSRKEGKWTHYSIDPRGVERLVQVLNKLNSKK
- a CDS encoding permease, which translates into the protein MFNWLDYLVTLLVEDVFGISVASSLGGSIHFFIYDVIKILILLGIMIFLISYVRSYFPPERTKKILGKFSGIKGNIMASLLGIVTPFCSCSSVPLFIGFIEGGIPLSVTFSFLITSPIVNEAAFAILLASFGWKIAFVYVITGVVVGVVGGILIGTFKMESYIEEYVFKMQSADIELEKLSRNERISFAVQNVKDIVGRIWIFLLIGIGIGALIHGWAPSELLLKYAGPDNPLAVFLAVGLGIPLYSNALGTIPIAEALIAKGVGIGTALAFMMATTALSLPEMILLRKVIKPKLIMVFVLITGISIIFVGYLFNILAPWLIG
- a CDS encoding thioredoxin family protein — its product is MDNVKILGSGCKKCRALEENTKKAIEELEIEANVEHVTDMAKIVGYGVMSTPALVINDKVVSTGKVLKVEEAKETIKKNINK
- a CDS encoding outer membrane beta-barrel protein, whose product is MKKILLGLFALSSLSFAQNMYFDNMIVKVGSDFSANYESVYFTEQSITKEALQEDAKSNGYEISLEFLKDINDNLKAGIGIAYQKHGDRKSNGYYIFNLSGVEYDSYPVYGTIRYDFNMNSNVIPYVKANLGYSFNKNPSKFESEGYYTSDTSVTDGIYYAFGGGLEYNNLIVELMYGVNKAESECFTRGQKVIEDNDYERFTLSLGYNFNL